From a region of the Georgenia yuyongxinii genome:
- a CDS encoding LamG domain-containing protein gives MLASTQVSPSGTWLWRFDGSGWTNVLRLASDATLRADAKRVGDVTHILLHGPEPVLVSVQYDAATNGYRPWASRPTATPLSMSGSETATIDIDSVGRMWVAYDTASTVRVQYSDAPYASFSSPITLAAGIATDDIAAVTAMPGQVGVMWSNQNSKRFGFRTHVDGASASTWTPDEVPASQSAVNVGGGMADDHINLTAGSDGTLYAAVKTSYNSSKQPAIGLLVRRPSGSWDRLYPVDGSGTRGIVVLNEEDETVRVIYSAAVNYADIMTRTASMADLSFGAAQTLMSGRFNNATSTKENWTGQVVGLASGVTTARAFVIGAGATPPKPDPVAPVAADGTLMVMQGQSADGTLRVTASSGQPLTYEVLRAPTKGTVVLRDAGTGVFAYAAAATADGTDSFTFRVQEGGLWSAPATVSITISASSAVRGVWLLDEGGGTVVGDGSGLGNHGTVKGGVSWVAGRSGSALRLNGSSGYVAVSDAVSLDLTGPMTISVWVRPEGLATQYVVKKAKNNATDGFELGLSSSGTAFLRFNERTSGNTYRVESSSKLPVDGATWVHLAGTYDGTTMRLFVGGALEDSKAGPSAVRANSLELAIGAESGGGRPFKGAIDEVELYGQALSAHEIAALAGTSSTDPEPSPEPSPEPSPEPSPEPSPEPSPEPSPEPSREPSPEPSPSPAPSPFDSRGVWLLDEGGGTVVGDGSGLGNHGTVKGGVSWVAGRSGSALRLNGSSGYVAVSDAVSLDLTGPMTISVWVRPEGLATQYVVKKAKNNATDGFELGLSSSGTAFLRFNERTSGNTYRVESSSKLPVDGATWVHLAGTYDGTTMRLFVGGALEDSKAGPSAVRANSLELAIGAESGGGRPFKGAIDEVELYGQALSAHEIAALAAR, from the coding sequence GTGCTCGCCTCCACGCAAGTCTCACCATCGGGCACCTGGTTGTGGCGCTTCGACGGCTCCGGATGGACAAACGTGCTCCGACTCGCCTCCGATGCCACCCTGCGCGCGGACGCAAAACGCGTGGGGGACGTCACACACATTCTGCTCCACGGTCCCGAGCCCGTCCTCGTGTCGGTCCAGTATGACGCGGCTACCAATGGTTACCGGCCGTGGGCCAGTCGGCCGACGGCCACGCCCCTGTCGATGTCCGGCAGCGAGACCGCGACGATCGACATCGACTCCGTCGGTCGGATGTGGGTTGCCTATGACACCGCCAGCACCGTCCGCGTCCAGTACAGCGACGCTCCGTACGCCTCCTTCTCCAGCCCCATTACGCTCGCCGCGGGCATCGCTACGGACGACATCGCCGCGGTCACCGCGATGCCGGGCCAGGTCGGGGTGATGTGGTCCAACCAGAACAGCAAGCGCTTCGGCTTCCGCACGCACGTCGACGGCGCGAGCGCGTCCACCTGGACCCCGGACGAGGTCCCAGCCAGCCAGTCCGCCGTGAATGTCGGCGGCGGGATGGCGGACGACCACATCAACCTCACAGCCGGCTCCGACGGCACTCTCTACGCCGCGGTGAAGACCTCCTACAACAGCTCCAAGCAGCCGGCCATCGGGCTCCTCGTGCGCCGGCCGAGCGGTTCGTGGGACCGGCTCTACCCGGTGGACGGCTCCGGTACGCGTGGCATCGTCGTTCTCAACGAAGAAGACGAGACCGTGCGCGTGATCTACAGCGCGGCCGTCAACTACGCCGACATCATGACGCGCACCGCCTCGATGGCGGACCTAAGCTTTGGCGCCGCGCAAACGCTCATGTCGGGCCGCTTCAACAACGCCACGAGCACCAAGGAGAACTGGACCGGGCAGGTCGTCGGCCTCGCATCCGGCGTCACCACCGCGCGAGCCTTCGTCATCGGTGCCGGAGCAACCCCGCCAAAACCGGACCCGGTGGCACCGGTGGCGGCCGACGGCACCCTCATGGTGATGCAGGGGCAGTCCGCCGACGGCACGCTCCGGGTGACGGCCAGTTCTGGCCAGCCCTTGACGTACGAGGTGCTCCGGGCCCCGACCAAGGGGACGGTGGTTCTGCGTGACGCCGGTACGGGGGTGTTCGCGTACGCCGCCGCCGCCACCGCCGACGGCACCGACAGCTTCACGTTCCGGGTGCAGGAGGGCGGGCTGTGGTCGGCCCCCGCCACGGTCAGCATCACCATCAGCGCTTCCTCGGCGGTCCGTGGTGTGTGGTTGTTGGACGAGGGCGGGGGGACTGTGGTTGGTGACGGGTCGGGGCTGGGGAATCACGGGACGGTGAAGGGGGGTGTGTCGTGGGTGGCGGGCCGGTCGGGGTCGGCGTTGCGGCTGAACGGGTCGAGTGGGTATGTGGCGGTGTCGGATGCGGTGTCGCTGGACCTGACCGGGCCGATGACGATCTCGGTGTGGGTGCGTCCGGAAGGGCTGGCCACGCAGTATGTGGTGAAGAAGGCGAAGAACAACGCTACGGATGGTTTCGAGCTGGGGTTGTCCAGCTCGGGGACGGCGTTCTTGCGGTTCAACGAGCGCACGTCGGGAAACACGTACCGGGTGGAGTCGTCGTCGAAGCTGCCGGTGGACGGGGCGACCTGGGTACACCTGGCGGGCACGTATGACGGGACGACGATGCGCCTGTTCGTTGGTGGGGCGTTGGAGGACTCGAAGGCGGGGCCGTCGGCGGTGCGGGCCAATAGTCTGGAGTTGGCGATCGGGGCCGAGTCGGGCGGGGGGCGCCCGTTCAAGGGGGCGATCGACGAGGTCGAGCTGTACGGGCAGGCCCTGAGCGCCCATGAGATCGCCGCCCTGGCAGGCACATCCAGCACCGATCCCGAACCGAGTCCGGAGCCGTCGCCGGAGCCGTCGCCGGAGCCGTCGCCGGAGCCGTCGCCGGAGCCGTCGCCGGAGCCGTCGCCGGAGCCGTCGCGGGAGCCGTCGCCGGAGCCGTCGCCGAGCCCCGCGCCCTCACCTTTCGACTCCCGTGGTGTGTGGTTGTTGGACGAGGGCGGGGGGACTGTGGTTGGTGACGGGTCGGGGCTGGGGAATCACGGGACGGTGAAGGGGGGTGTGTCGTGGGTGGCGGGCCGGTCGGGGTCGGCGTTGCGGCTGAACGGGTCGAGTGGGTATGTGGCGGTGTCGGATGCGGTGTCGCTGGACCTGACCGGGCCGATGACGATCTCGGTGTGGGTGCGTCCGGAAGGGCTGGCCACGCAGTATGTGGTGAAGAAGGCGAAGAACAACGCTACGGATGGTTTCGAGCTGGGGTTGTCCAGCTCGGGGACGGCGTTCTTGCGGTTCAACGAGCGCACGTCGGGAAACACGTACCGGGTGGAGTCGTCGTCGAAGCTGCCGGTGGACGGGGCGACCTGGGTACACCTGGCGGGCACGTATGACGGGACGACGATGCGCCTGTTCGTTGGTGGGGCGTTGGAGGACTCGAAGGCGGGGCCGTCGGCGGTGCGGGCCAATAGTCTGGAGTTGGCGATCGGGGCCGAGTCGGGCGGGGGGCGCCCGTTCAAGGGGGCGATCGACGAGGTCGAGCTGTACGGGCAGGCCCTGAGCGCCCATGAGATCGCCGCCCTGGCCGCTCGGTAG
- a CDS encoding right-handed parallel beta-helix repeat-containing protein, which produces MRNKLRAGAAPVEVALASLLLLAVTTFTACTLQQPGATDAGPTASPTPAAQSPAPSPSSQMSDFPDASNTGVPAGTPLTRSGSLTIEEDGAVIEGLEIVGSVKVLADNVVIRNSRILGTARTPLKVKGANLLVEDTEIDGQGKANPVLGSSDYTLRRVHIHNVVEGPRIDGGNVTIEDSYIHSLIDDDKTHGDVIQVLSGKNINIHGNNLQAYNPDLGYPANAAFQFGEEHGRVRNCVVENNLMNGGNYTINGGGGGSEGAECTFRNNVFQENYRYGVRANLGPNVTWDKTSNVLLGTVEPAK; this is translated from the coding sequence ATGCGTAACAAGCTTCGGGCGGGTGCCGCCCCCGTTGAGGTCGCCCTGGCGTCGCTCCTGCTTCTCGCCGTCACCACGTTCACCGCGTGCACGCTCCAGCAACCCGGGGCCACGGATGCCGGACCGACCGCCTCCCCCACCCCAGCAGCCCAGTCCCCAGCGCCTTCGCCGTCGTCTCAGATGAGCGACTTCCCAGACGCTTCCAATACCGGCGTCCCGGCGGGCACGCCACTGACACGGTCCGGATCATTGACGATCGAGGAGGATGGTGCGGTCATTGAGGGCCTGGAGATCGTCGGGAGTGTCAAGGTCCTGGCGGACAACGTTGTCATCCGGAACTCGCGGATCCTCGGCACCGCGCGAACCCCGCTCAAGGTCAAGGGTGCGAACCTCCTGGTGGAGGACACAGAGATCGACGGCCAGGGAAAGGCCAACCCGGTACTGGGGTCGAGCGACTACACCTTGCGCCGCGTCCACATCCACAACGTGGTGGAGGGCCCACGCATCGACGGTGGCAACGTCACCATCGAGGATTCATATATCCATAGCCTCATAGACGATGACAAGACCCACGGCGACGTGATTCAGGTGTTGTCAGGCAAGAACATCAACATCCACGGCAACAACCTACAGGCCTACAACCCGGACCTTGGATATCCCGCCAACGCCGCTTTCCAGTTCGGCGAGGAACACGGCCGAGTGCGCAACTGCGTGGTGGAGAACAACTTGATGAATGGCGGCAACTACACAATCAACGGCGGAGGCGGGGGCTCTGAAGGTGCCGAGTGCACGTTCCGCAACAACGTCTTCCAAGAGAACTACCGGTACGGCGTCCGGGCAAATCTCGGCCCCAATGTCACCTGGGACAAAACGTCGAACGTGCTGCTCGGCACGGTCGAGCCCGCGAAGTGA
- a CDS encoding O-antigen ligase family protein, translating to MNAVAAPNAAPRRPDGPWFAIVALPVVAFVVPAGVVVAGPLASNGWPARMLVFWIAAAVALGWFVGRGRSTRTSPAQVGTWLLVVALIGATAAAYLRHLTPPEAAGVLRAALVMFPLTILALGVAATADRRRCDVLLVSIVVGASFSAVIAAAQFISYFDLAQAMDVPGLEVRAGGAGIRADFQRVTGSAGHPIELAVISGSIFPLALHFARFGATQLRRHAAAFATVLLLVANPASVSRSGVAALAVAALVYALVLTNRQRLTLLVLSVAGATLFRAVVPGLLGALRSLFVGAAKDDSVTGRTDDYVVINDFFHEAPFLGRGLGTFRPEDYFFVDNQYLLAVVEGGALLLAATVLWFLLAMASARGAARRARREEDRSRAQAVLAAITAIGVSGTLFDLFSFEQATVVVFLLCGVAGALWRDGMEDGLSLPSVAERLDPRQRPRGPGRRSRGVPGNSPVHVPLAVPKGPPSRT from the coding sequence ATGAACGCCGTGGCTGCACCGAACGCTGCGCCCCGGCGGCCGGACGGGCCATGGTTCGCCATCGTCGCCCTTCCGGTCGTCGCCTTTGTGGTGCCGGCCGGGGTGGTGGTCGCGGGCCCGCTGGCGTCGAATGGGTGGCCTGCCCGGATGCTGGTCTTCTGGATTGCGGCGGCGGTGGCGTTGGGCTGGTTCGTCGGCCGTGGACGAAGTACCCGGACCTCTCCGGCGCAAGTGGGCACCTGGCTGCTTGTTGTCGCACTGATCGGCGCAACGGCGGCCGCGTATCTGCGCCACCTCACCCCGCCCGAGGCAGCGGGAGTGCTGCGGGCGGCCCTCGTGATGTTTCCGCTCACGATCCTCGCCCTAGGTGTCGCAGCAACGGCTGACCGGCGGCGCTGCGACGTGCTGCTGGTATCCATCGTGGTCGGTGCCTCATTCAGTGCCGTCATCGCCGCCGCGCAGTTCATCAGCTACTTCGACCTGGCACAGGCGATGGACGTGCCAGGCCTCGAGGTCCGGGCTGGTGGCGCCGGTATTCGCGCTGACTTTCAGCGAGTCACGGGCAGCGCGGGGCACCCCATCGAGCTTGCGGTGATCTCAGGCTCGATCTTCCCGCTGGCTCTTCACTTCGCGCGCTTCGGCGCGACGCAGTTGCGGCGGCACGCCGCCGCGTTTGCCACCGTGTTGCTGCTCGTGGCGAACCCGGCGTCGGTGTCCCGCTCTGGCGTGGCCGCACTCGCGGTGGCAGCGCTCGTCTACGCACTTGTCCTCACCAACCGCCAGCGCCTGACATTGCTCGTCCTTAGTGTCGCCGGCGCGACCTTGTTTCGCGCGGTCGTGCCGGGCTTGCTCGGGGCACTGCGCAGCCTCTTCGTCGGGGCGGCAAAGGACGACTCTGTGACGGGTCGCACCGACGATTACGTCGTCATCAATGACTTTTTTCACGAGGCGCCCTTTCTCGGTCGTGGGTTGGGCACCTTCCGACCAGAGGACTACTTCTTTGTCGACAACCAGTACCTCCTCGCCGTCGTCGAGGGTGGCGCGCTGCTGCTTGCCGCCACAGTCCTGTGGTTCCTCCTCGCCATGGCGAGCGCCAGGGGCGCCGCCCGACGAGCACGGAGGGAGGAGGACCGGTCGCGGGCGCAAGCAGTGCTAGCTGCGATCACGGCGATCGGCGTCTCCGGGACACTCTTCGATCTATTCAGCTTCGAGCAGGCGACGGTGGTCGTGTTTCTCCTGTGCGGCGTCGCCGGTGCCCTGTGGCGAGATGGGATGGAGGACGGCCTTTCGTTGCCTTCGGTTGCTGAGCGGCTGGACCCGCGGCAGAGGCCACGCGGGCCGGGACGCCGTTCCCGGGGCGTGCCCGGCAACTCCCCGGTGCACGTTCCGCTGGCGGTACCCAAAGGGCCGCCCTCACGGACGTGA
- a CDS encoding glycosyltransferase family 2 protein: MSTTAPSSRSSDRPSSVVKAKFARSGRVDIAVLVVTYNNAVDVDPLVASLRRQIGELTVRVVVADNNSTDATVEVLAQHDDIIVVATGGNLGYAAGINRAMKVAGEAEAFLVLNPDLVAADGALAAMLARSRSHGVGAVVPLLLDPGGTRNHSLRHEPHPLRSLGDALFGARLRWRPGWLSELVFAPTAYEYPHPVDWATGAAILIRAELARSVGSWDERFFLYSEETDYCRRVRNSGATIWFEPNATMTHRRGGSGLFPALTALMQVNRVRYARIHHGSWAVATLLPILILQSALRVGQRGHRLALLALVSSSHRQRLPGRRTRGHD, encoded by the coding sequence TTGAGCACAACAGCGCCCAGCTCGCGCTCGTCCGACCGGCCTTCATCGGTAGTGAAGGCGAAATTCGCCCGGTCGGGGCGGGTCGACATCGCCGTCCTCGTGGTCACCTACAACAACGCTGTCGACGTCGATCCACTGGTCGCGAGCCTTCGCCGCCAGATTGGGGAGCTCACCGTGCGTGTCGTTGTGGCCGACAACAACTCCACGGATGCCACGGTCGAGGTGCTCGCACAGCACGACGACATCATTGTGGTGGCCACTGGCGGCAATCTCGGCTATGCGGCGGGGATCAACCGTGCGATGAAGGTCGCCGGAGAGGCCGAGGCCTTTCTTGTTCTCAATCCGGACCTCGTTGCTGCCGACGGCGCGCTCGCTGCGATGCTCGCACGGTCTCGCAGCCACGGGGTAGGTGCCGTTGTCCCGCTCCTCCTGGATCCAGGTGGCACGCGTAACCACTCGCTGCGTCACGAGCCACACCCGCTCCGGAGCCTCGGCGACGCCCTCTTCGGCGCACGGCTGCGATGGCGTCCCGGTTGGCTCTCGGAACTCGTCTTCGCCCCGACCGCGTATGAGTATCCCCACCCCGTCGACTGGGCCACCGGAGCGGCGATCCTCATCCGCGCGGAGCTCGCCCGCTCCGTCGGCTCTTGGGACGAACGGTTCTTCCTCTACTCCGAGGAGACTGATTACTGTCGTCGGGTCCGCAATTCCGGGGCGACAATCTGGTTCGAGCCGAACGCGACCATGACGCACCGCCGCGGAGGGTCGGGACTGTTTCCGGCACTTACCGCGCTCATGCAGGTCAACCGCGTTCGCTACGCTCGAATTCACCATGGTTCATGGGCAGTCGCCACCCTGCTGCCCATCTTGATCCTCCAGTCGGCGCTGCGGGTGGGACAGCGCGGCCATCGGCTTGCCCTGCTTGCGCTCGTCTCGAGCAGCCACCGCCAGCGCCTTCCCGGCCGACGGACCCGCGGTCATGACTAG
- a CDS encoding glycosyltransferase family 2 protein has translation MAPIVDVLMITYNSPDYVRISLPHLLSTCDESTRIWLWHNGDHEETLAVVKQLAADPRVHRFHHSRANVRLTPPTNWLWAEADGVYVSKVDDDCLPEAGWIERLRAAHEANPAFGAVGSWRFREEDFVPELAAPKIATFHDGHQVLRNHWVQGSGYLLPRALVQRHGPLAPGQSFTRYCLKLARAGAVNGWLFPFVREDNLDDPRSPRSLFRDDEDFLRRMPLTAQAMGITSVAQWARQEHESALAVQRASLDVRRYFGWRWKAEQGRKRVRRLVRGRSSW, from the coding sequence ATGGCCCCCATCGTCGACGTGCTAATGATCACCTACAACAGCCCTGACTACGTTCGAATCTCGCTGCCTCACCTGCTCTCCACCTGTGACGAAAGCACTCGCATCTGGCTGTGGCACAACGGCGACCACGAAGAAACCCTCGCCGTCGTCAAGCAGCTCGCGGCCGACCCGCGAGTGCACCGTTTCCACCACAGTCGCGCGAACGTTCGCCTGACGCCCCCGACGAACTGGCTGTGGGCCGAGGCCGACGGTGTGTACGTCTCGAAGGTCGACGACGACTGCCTGCCCGAGGCAGGCTGGATCGAGCGCCTGCGTGCAGCTCACGAGGCCAACCCAGCCTTCGGCGCGGTCGGATCATGGCGCTTCCGCGAAGAGGACTTCGTCCCCGAACTCGCCGCGCCGAAGATCGCCACCTTTCACGATGGCCATCAGGTACTACGCAATCACTGGGTCCAGGGCAGCGGCTACCTTCTGCCGCGGGCGCTGGTGCAGCGGCACGGCCCGCTCGCTCCGGGACAGTCCTTCACCCGCTACTGCCTCAAGCTTGCCCGCGCCGGCGCGGTGAACGGCTGGCTCTTCCCGTTCGTCCGCGAGGACAACCTCGACGACCCCCGCTCCCCGCGCAGTCTCTTCCGCGATGACGAAGACTTCCTGCGCCGCATGCCCCTGACGGCCCAGGCGATGGGCATCACGTCCGTGGCTCAGTGGGCACGTCAGGAGCACGAATCGGCTCTGGCCGTGCAGCGGGCCAGCCTCGACGTCCGGCGCTACTTCGGATGGCGATGGAAGGCCGAGCAGGGACGCAAGCGGGTTCGCCGCCTGGTGCGGGGCCGGTCGTCGTGGTGA
- a CDS encoding glycosyltransferase family A protein, producing MSRAVGSVIIPAHNEARVIARTLSALAPMAATGMLEVIVVCNGCSDGTAEVARSFDGVRVLDSAQPSKPFALNLGDEAAQHWPRLYLDADIEITTGTVADVLAHLSAGRSLAARPAREFDDTGASWPVQAFYRTKRRMPSLDRHLWGAGVYAVSLEGRSRFEEFPDTTGDDLWIDCLYASAEKAIVATTPVRVRTPRTVRSLLSILRRVYRGNAEFPRSAVPSHGDAGPTTSQTARELLRTVNGVGPALDAATYATLVLLARLIARRRTVRWERDESSRP from the coding sequence GTGAGCCGCGCGGTCGGCTCCGTCATCATCCCGGCGCACAACGAGGCGCGCGTCATCGCCCGAACCCTCAGCGCGCTCGCCCCGATGGCGGCCACCGGCATGCTGGAAGTGATCGTCGTATGCAACGGCTGCTCGGACGGCACCGCCGAGGTCGCTCGGTCGTTTGACGGCGTGCGCGTCCTAGACAGCGCTCAGCCGTCCAAGCCCTTCGCGCTGAACCTTGGCGATGAAGCCGCCCAGCACTGGCCCCGCCTCTACCTCGATGCAGACATCGAGATCACCACTGGCACCGTGGCGGATGTCCTCGCGCACCTCAGCGCCGGCCGGTCCCTCGCCGCACGTCCGGCACGTGAATTCGACGACACCGGAGCGTCCTGGCCTGTGCAAGCGTTCTATCGCACCAAGCGCCGCATGCCGTCGCTCGACCGCCACCTGTGGGGCGCCGGCGTCTACGCGGTCTCGCTCGAGGGACGCTCGCGCTTCGAGGAGTTTCCGGACACAACCGGCGATGACCTGTGGATCGACTGTTTGTACGCGAGCGCAGAAAAGGCCATTGTGGCCACCACGCCCGTGCGGGTCCGAACGCCCCGCACGGTGCGGAGCCTGCTCTCCATCCTCCGTCGGGTCTATCGCGGCAACGCCGAGTTCCCCAGATCCGCCGTCCCCAGCCATGGCGACGCTGGGCCGACGACCTCGCAGACAGCGCGGGAGCTCCTCCGCACCGTGAACGGTGTCGGGCCTGCCCTAGACGCAGCCACTTACGCCACGCTTGTGCTCCTCGCGCGGCTGATCGCGCGAAGGCGGACAGTCCGCTGGGAACGGGACGAGTCGTCACGTCCGTGA
- a CDS encoding phytanoyl-CoA dioxygenase family protein, translating into MIQSVSVRTAARVANRAKRHALARMPLVKHLAEMQHQRRLARYRPALPVLPAHHSGVVRTLRELAVATMAVDDLVLPGTPELKTVLEHHVRALAERPVRGSATIRPDTAQLLEDPALWRWGLSEPMLDLVENYLGMPARYYGADVRREVADGRAHDVRQWHRDIEDRTSLKILIWLNDVDEDGGPFAYVPVEGSARAVEELRYVAGFVTDEDMRRVVPETEWRTCPGPRWTTILADNCRLLHRATPPRIRDRYSVTFTWTTRHPVKTMPQNADLAEQVRKLTTGLTRRQFECLPTPIQRQARELAVTCGG; encoded by the coding sequence ATGATCCAGAGCGTCAGCGTCCGTACCGCGGCGCGTGTAGCCAACCGAGCCAAGCGACATGCGCTCGCGCGCATGCCTTTGGTCAAGCATCTCGCGGAGATGCAGCACCAGCGGCGCCTCGCGCGCTACCGTCCCGCGCTGCCGGTCCTTCCCGCCCATCACAGCGGTGTGGTGCGCACGCTGCGGGAGCTAGCCGTCGCGACGATGGCGGTCGACGATCTGGTGCTCCCCGGCACGCCCGAACTGAAAACCGTGCTCGAGCACCACGTGCGTGCCCTCGCTGAGCGTCCGGTCAGGGGGTCCGCGACTATTCGGCCGGACACAGCCCAACTCCTCGAGGACCCCGCACTCTGGCGGTGGGGCCTCTCAGAGCCGATGCTCGACCTCGTCGAGAACTACCTCGGCATGCCCGCCCGGTACTACGGCGCAGACGTGCGCCGGGAGGTCGCGGACGGTCGGGCGCACGACGTTCGACAGTGGCATCGCGACATCGAGGACCGTACGTCACTCAAAATCTTGATCTGGCTCAACGATGTCGACGAGGACGGGGGGCCGTTCGCCTACGTGCCGGTCGAGGGATCGGCGCGCGCCGTCGAGGAGTTGCGGTACGTCGCCGGCTTCGTGACGGACGAGGATATGCGCCGGGTCGTTCCTGAGACTGAGTGGCGGACATGTCCCGGACCCCGGTGGACGACAATTCTGGCTGACAACTGCCGGCTCCTCCACCGTGCCACCCCACCGCGGATAAGAGACCGCTACTCCGTCACCTTCACATGGACGACGCGGCACCCCGTGAAGACCATGCCGCAGAACGCCGACTTGGCAGAACAGGTGCGAAAGCTCACAACCGGGCTGACGAGGCGGCAGTTCGAGTGTCTTCCCACGCCCATCCAGCGGCAGGCACGGGAACTAGCTGTCACCTGTGGGGGGTAG
- a CDS encoding phosphotransferase: MGDRELARRPLCACGEEVVLALPGSGLAARNACPACREPYSVDDLGILRLAATDRSWRDLPHHVVAAVLAASTAEALVQEMLDGEAPWPSALRRRLMHPSGGGAATLVAIQPGARVLDLTGWPTLPRALRSFGANVAVGDWVYARLRFAALLQDGTPDAVHLSPDAALPWTAGTFDAVFVDVSELESAAGIRGRDRLLREVRRVLRAEGVAVLGTRNGLRHLLERPRGAGVGLAELVRSVVRPAQKDVVRRCGLEVTRTVVPMPRRVGWRALVPGERLADHLRESLTGTSTPRAAAARGAARLLVRLGGARWVAADHYLIAQHRGAVTPTLTLAELVLADETARASTGRRAEIHALSDARVAVAGEHHFVKLPLTAEQQEKLAAEVAKTEAARRTAFAPFVLSGARVERRHGLVYAVYPRVPVVHDPARQHAAVELALGRLGVGVAGPLSSTAFWGRLATDRGARDAAEIGAGRLRTLVLDAWADRVVPVGASHGDLHSGNVLLRADGPPLLVDWNRFEIRNPLLLDGVYAVVEACRDASGGTLASALEAFVDDEIGGPLARRARTLLGDLAPLEAAVVVLLDRAMSYGQPRRRHRPWTLPPLQLARATLDRRMMTVPEDRAGDRREA, encoded by the coding sequence ATGGGTGACCGAGAGCTTGCGCGCCGGCCCCTTTGCGCCTGCGGGGAGGAGGTCGTCCTCGCCCTGCCCGGTTCGGGCCTCGCCGCGCGTAACGCGTGCCCGGCATGCCGCGAGCCCTACTCGGTCGACGATCTAGGCATCTTGCGCCTGGCAGCGACCGACCGGTCGTGGCGCGACCTGCCTCATCATGTCGTCGCCGCAGTCCTCGCCGCATCCACGGCGGAGGCGCTCGTCCAGGAGATGCTCGACGGCGAAGCGCCGTGGCCGAGCGCGCTGCGACGCCGGCTCATGCACCCCTCGGGCGGCGGAGCCGCCACGCTGGTGGCAATTCAGCCCGGCGCGCGGGTGCTCGACCTCACCGGGTGGCCCACTTTGCCCCGGGCGCTGCGTTCGTTCGGTGCCAACGTTGCCGTCGGAGACTGGGTCTATGCCCGGCTCCGCTTCGCGGCGCTGCTGCAGGACGGCACGCCCGACGCCGTCCACCTCTCCCCGGACGCCGCCCTCCCGTGGACAGCCGGCACCTTCGACGCCGTCTTCGTCGACGTTTCCGAGCTCGAGAGCGCGGCGGGCATCCGGGGGCGCGACCGGCTGCTCAGGGAGGTCCGGCGCGTGCTCCGTGCTGAGGGCGTTGCCGTCCTCGGCACCCGCAATGGGCTACGGCACCTCCTGGAGCGCCCCAGGGGGGCCGGGGTGGGTTTGGCCGAGCTCGTGCGATCCGTCGTCCGGCCGGCGCAGAAGGACGTGGTTCGCCGATGCGGGCTCGAGGTGACGCGCACGGTAGTGCCTATGCCGCGTCGCGTGGGATGGCGCGCTCTGGTGCCCGGCGAGCGCCTCGCCGACCACCTTCGCGAGTCGCTGACAGGCACCTCGACCCCGCGCGCTGCCGCGGCGCGGGGGGCGGCGCGCCTGCTCGTGCGTCTAGGCGGCGCCCGGTGGGTAGCCGCCGACCACTACCTGATCGCCCAGCATCGCGGCGCCGTCACACCGACGCTCACCCTCGCGGAGCTGGTGCTGGCCGACGAGACCGCCAGAGCCTCCACAGGGCGGCGGGCTGAGATCCACGCCCTCAGTGACGCCCGTGTGGCGGTGGCCGGAGAGCACCACTTCGTCAAGCTTCCGCTCACCGCCGAGCAGCAGGAGAAGCTCGCCGCCGAGGTCGCCAAGACCGAGGCCGCGCGGAGGACCGCCTTCGCGCCCTTCGTCCTCAGCGGGGCACGCGTGGAGCGCAGGCACGGGCTTGTCTATGCCGTGTACCCGCGAGTGCCTGTGGTGCACGACCCGGCGCGCCAACACGCCGCCGTGGAGCTCGCGCTCGGCCGGCTGGGCGTCGGCGTCGCGGGGCCACTGAGCAGCACGGCCTTCTGGGGCCGGCTCGCGACCGATCGAGGTGCACGCGACGCCGCGGAGATCGGCGCCGGTCGCCTGCGCACGCTCGTGCTCGACGCCTGGGCCGATCGCGTCGTTCCGGTGGGCGCGAGCCATGGTGACCTGCACAGCGGCAACGTGCTGCTCCGTGCCGACGGCCCGCCGCTGCTGGTCGACTGGAACCGGTTCGAGATCCGTAACCCCTTGTTGCTCGACGGTGTGTACGCCGTCGTGGAGGCGTGTCGCGACGCTTCTGGAGGAACCCTCGCCAGCGCTCTCGAAGCCTTCGTCGACGACGAGATCGGCGGTCCGCTCGCACGCCGCGCGCGCACCCTGCTCGGGGACCTTGCTCCCCTGGAGGCCGCTGTTGTCGTCCTCCTCGACCGTGCCATGTCCTACGGTCAGCCCCGGCGCCGCCATCGCCCTTGGACGTTGCCTCCGCTCCAGCTGGCCCGTGCGACGCTCGACCGCCGGATGATGACCGTGCCCGAAGATCGGGCGGGCGACCGCAGGGAGGCCTGA